The following are encoded in a window of Variovorax paradoxus genomic DNA:
- a CDS encoding LysR family transcriptional regulator yields the protein MDRMTSLRVFREVVEAGSFVTAAERLGLSAPMASKHVAQLEKSLGARLLHRSSRHLSLTEAGTAWYEQSRRALDLLDAAEAAIGQTRDTPRGQLKVSAPVWCATPRFARVLADYRETYPEVLVDMHLENRKVDLAADGYDLALRATQEPSPALIARPLCRVPFHLVGTPACLKRHGGPPAVPADLAKLGAIVPSYVNLDNLALKGPGGRMFPLRLTPAMRSDDTTLTLHAVRADMGIAYLPVWLIDDDLAQGRLVQLLPAFEAMPVTLFAVYTSRQYMSPKLRTFIDFLSERLGGMETKAARTDDTKARRS from the coding sequence ATGGACCGCATGACCAGCCTGCGCGTGTTCCGCGAGGTCGTCGAGGCCGGCAGTTTCGTGACCGCGGCCGAGCGGCTGGGCCTGTCGGCGCCGATGGCCAGCAAGCATGTGGCGCAGCTAGAGAAATCGCTGGGCGCGCGGCTGCTGCATCGCTCGAGCCGCCACCTGAGCCTCACCGAAGCCGGCACCGCCTGGTACGAACAGAGCCGCCGCGCGCTCGACCTGCTCGACGCGGCCGAAGCGGCCATCGGCCAGACGCGCGACACGCCGCGCGGCCAGCTCAAGGTGAGTGCGCCCGTGTGGTGCGCCACGCCGCGCTTTGCGCGCGTGCTGGCCGACTACCGCGAGACCTACCCCGAAGTGCTGGTCGACATGCACCTGGAAAACCGCAAGGTCGATCTCGCGGCCGACGGCTACGACCTGGCCTTGCGCGCCACGCAGGAGCCCTCGCCCGCGCTCATCGCGCGGCCGCTGTGCCGCGTGCCCTTTCATCTCGTCGGCACGCCGGCCTGCCTGAAGCGCCACGGCGGCCCACCCGCGGTGCCGGCCGACCTGGCGAAGCTGGGCGCGATCGTGCCCAGCTACGTGAACCTGGACAACCTCGCGCTCAAGGGGCCGGGCGGGCGCATGTTTCCGTTGCGGCTCACGCCCGCGATGCGCTCGGACGACACCACGCTCACGCTGCACGCGGTGCGCGCCGACATGGGCATTGCGTACCTGCCCGTGTGGCTGATCGACGACGACCTGGCGCAGGGGCGGCTGGTGCAACTGCTGCCCGCGTTCGAAGCGATGCCGGTCACGTTGTTCGCCGTGTACACGAGCCGGCAGTACATGTCGCCCAAGCTGCGAACTTTCATCGACTTCCTGAGCGAGCGATTGGGCGGCATGGAAACAAAGGCAGCACGCACCGACGACACCAAGGCGCGACGCAGCTGA
- a CDS encoding DODA-type extradiol aromatic ring-opening family dioxygenase produces MTHDTPTLSRLPTYFISHGGGPWPWMKKEMGATYDQLAASLADMPRQIGRTPSAILMVSAHWESPVFTVQGNPRPPMIYDYGGFPAHTYEVRYDSPGSPELAQRVQSLIAAAGLPAQIDPERGYDHGMFAPMAAIYPNADVPVVQLSLRRGLDPAEHLALGRAIAPLRDENVLIVGSGLSYHNLRNFGPQAHGVSKAFGDWLDETAVQATPQARVQRLQDWASAPSARMAHPREEHLIPLMVAVGAAEGEAGERVYHEDAFMGGLVVSSYRFGAA; encoded by the coding sequence TTGACCCACGACACCCCCACGCTTTCCCGCCTCCCCACGTACTTCATCTCGCACGGCGGCGGCCCCTGGCCCTGGATGAAGAAGGAGATGGGCGCGACCTACGACCAGCTCGCCGCCTCGCTGGCCGACATGCCGCGCCAGATCGGCCGCACGCCGAGCGCCATCCTCATGGTTTCGGCGCACTGGGAGTCGCCCGTGTTCACGGTGCAGGGCAACCCGCGCCCGCCCATGATCTACGACTACGGCGGCTTCCCGGCCCACACCTACGAGGTGCGCTACGACTCTCCGGGCTCGCCCGAACTCGCACAGCGCGTGCAATCGCTGATCGCTGCCGCCGGCCTGCCGGCGCAGATCGACCCCGAGCGCGGCTACGACCACGGCATGTTCGCGCCGATGGCCGCGATCTACCCGAACGCCGACGTCCCGGTGGTGCAGCTGTCGCTGCGGCGCGGGCTCGACCCGGCCGAGCACCTGGCGCTGGGCCGCGCCATCGCGCCGCTGCGCGACGAGAACGTACTCATCGTCGGCAGCGGGTTGAGCTATCACAACCTGCGCAACTTCGGCCCGCAGGCGCACGGCGTGTCGAAGGCCTTCGGCGACTGGCTCGACGAAACCGCTGTGCAGGCCACGCCGCAAGCGCGCGTGCAGCGCCTGCAGGACTGGGCCTCGGCCCCGTCGGCGCGCATGGCGCATCCGCGCGAGGAGCACCTGATTCCGCTGATGGTCGCGGTCGGCGCGGCCGAAGGCGAGGCCGGCGAGCGCGTCTACCACGAGGACGCCTTCATGGGCGGGCTCGTGGTGTCGAGCTATCGTTTCGGCGCGGCTTGA
- a CDS encoding alpha/beta fold hydrolase, with amino-acid sequence MPTPALPTPTESAEARRLIARIEALSTSHDPVHDGVRVRWRRFGTDTTQPPIVLLHGGHGSWMHWLRNAEALSAERTLLLPDMPGFHDSDALPRVAPGEDALVPLLAALGGTLDALIGAGTPIDLGGFSFGGLTAARFAVRRGAIRRLALVGSGGHGTLRRMTVEMINWRAAPDRETERAALMHNLGALMLHEAAAIDPLAFEIHDLSCHGTRFRSKEVSLSGGLQTAIATLGVPTLLLWGEFDVTADPRPLVAQLASEGPDREGVVIDGAGHWVQYERADAVNAQLLKFFG; translated from the coding sequence ATGCCCACGCCCGCTCTTCCCACCCCCACCGAATCCGCCGAAGCCCGGCGCCTGATCGCCCGCATCGAAGCCCTGTCCACCTCGCACGACCCGGTGCACGACGGCGTGCGCGTGCGCTGGCGCCGCTTCGGCACCGACACGACCCAACCGCCCATCGTGCTGCTGCACGGCGGCCACGGCAGCTGGATGCACTGGCTGCGCAATGCCGAGGCCTTGTCGGCCGAACGCACGCTGCTCCTGCCCGACATGCCGGGCTTTCACGACTCCGATGCGCTGCCGCGCGTGGCGCCCGGCGAAGACGCGCTGGTGCCGCTGCTGGCCGCGCTCGGCGGCACGCTCGATGCGCTCATCGGCGCCGGCACGCCCATCGACCTCGGCGGCTTCTCGTTCGGCGGACTCACCGCCGCGCGCTTCGCGGTGCGGCGCGGCGCCATCCGCCGGCTGGCGCTGGTGGGCAGCGGCGGCCACGGCACCTTGCGCCGCATGACGGTCGAGATGATCAACTGGCGCGCCGCCCCCGACCGCGAGACCGAGCGCGCCGCGCTCATGCACAACTTGGGCGCGCTGATGCTGCACGAGGCGGCCGCCATCGATCCGCTGGCCTTCGAGATCCACGACCTCTCGTGCCACGGCACGCGCTTTCGCAGCAAGGAGGTGTCGCTCTCGGGCGGGCTGCAGACCGCGATCGCCACGCTGGGCGTGCCGACGCTGCTGCTGTGGGGCGAGTTCGACGTCACCGCCGATCCGCGTCCGCTGGTGGCGCAACTGGCGAGCGAAGGACCGGACCGCGAAGGCGTGGTGATCGATGGCGCGGGGCACTGGGTGCAGTACGAGCGCGCCGACGCGGTCAACGCGCAGCTGCTGAAATTCTTCGGCTGA
- a CDS encoding VOC family protein — translation MKVTSYYPVIMTNDVAGTAAFFQAHFGFASLFTTDWYVHLQLADDASVNLAVLDGSHKTIPAEARGQVAGGLLLNFEVEDPDEVHDRLKAAGLPILLSLRDEAFGQRHFITRDPNGVLIDIIKPIPPTGEFAAQYEAGALPT, via the coding sequence ATGAAAGTGACGAGCTATTACCCGGTGATCATGACCAACGACGTGGCCGGCACCGCGGCCTTCTTCCAGGCGCATTTCGGGTTTGCGTCGCTGTTCACGACCGACTGGTACGTGCACCTGCAGCTGGCGGACGATGCCTCGGTGAACCTCGCCGTGCTCGACGGCAGCCACAAGACCATTCCCGCCGAAGCGCGCGGGCAGGTGGCGGGCGGGTTGCTGCTGAACTTCGAGGTCGAAGACCCCGACGAAGTGCACGACCGGCTGAAGGCGGCCGGCCTGCCGATCCTGCTGTCGCTGCGCGACGAGGCCTTTGGTCAGCGCCACTTCATCACGCGCGACCCGAACGGCGTGCTGATCGACATCATCAAGCCGATCCCGCCGACGGGTGAATTCGCCGCGCAGTACGAGGCCGGCGCGCTGCCGACCTGA
- a CDS encoding ABC transporter substrate-binding protein yields MIHKKIQLLASALAALVFTVAPAAQAQTAKPLLIGQTYVQTGPLASLSTEPLVGIRAMFTALNASGGINGRPVELRQLDDAYDPAKGAENVKAFARDGAVGVLMPIGTSSAVGALKAANELKIPVVGPYTGAGPVVKFSEYGFPVRISFDEEYSRIVNHLFTIGLSRIAFAHNDNPGARSAMESTQKFIAERGDKMVGSVAIKNDGSDAAERAAELARLKPKAVVLSATNDVAAKFISAYRAAGGETAFYSFSFLNGQKLFQDIKKDAAGVVISQVVPYPWNSAMPVIAEYQAAMKKIGATEFSYASLEGYVTAKVMVEGLKRAGANPTPESLQKGLESFKTLDIGGIAVSYRPGEHRGLTFSELSMLKADGRYLR; encoded by the coding sequence ATGATCCACAAAAAGATTCAATTGCTGGCTTCGGCCCTCGCCGCCCTCGTCTTCACGGTGGCCCCCGCCGCCCAGGCGCAGACCGCCAAGCCGCTGCTGATCGGGCAGACCTACGTGCAGACCGGCCCGCTCGCGTCGCTGTCGACCGAGCCGCTCGTGGGCATTCGCGCCATGTTCACCGCGCTGAACGCCAGCGGCGGCATCAACGGCCGGCCGGTCGAGCTGCGCCAGCTCGACGACGCCTACGACCCCGCCAAGGGCGCAGAGAACGTCAAGGCCTTCGCGCGCGACGGCGCCGTCGGCGTGCTGATGCCCATCGGCACCTCGTCGGCGGTCGGCGCGCTGAAGGCGGCCAACGAGCTGAAGATTCCCGTCGTCGGCCCGTACACGGGCGCGGGCCCGGTGGTGAAGTTCAGCGAATACGGCTTTCCGGTGCGCATCAGCTTCGACGAGGAATACAGCCGCATCGTGAACCACCTCTTCACGATCGGCCTGTCGCGCATCGCCTTCGCGCACAACGACAACCCCGGCGCGCGCTCGGCGATGGAGAGCACGCAGAAGTTCATTGCCGAACGCGGCGACAAGATGGTCGGCAGCGTGGCCATCAAGAACGACGGTTCCGATGCGGCCGAACGCGCCGCTGAGCTGGCCAGGCTCAAGCCCAAGGCCGTGGTGCTGTCGGCCACCAACGACGTGGCGGCCAAGTTCATCTCAGCCTACCGCGCGGCCGGCGGCGAGACGGCGTTCTATTCGTTCTCCTTCCTGAACGGGCAAAAACTCTTCCAGGACATCAAGAAGGACGCGGCCGGCGTGGTCATCTCGCAGGTCGTGCCCTACCCGTGGAACAGCGCGATGCCCGTCATCGCCGAGTACCAGGCGGCCATGAAGAAAATCGGCGCGACCGAGTTCAGCTACGCGAGCCTGGAGGGCTACGTCACGGCCAAGGTCATGGTCGAGGGCCTGAAGCGCGCGGGCGCCAACCCCACGCCCGAGTCGCTGCAGAAGGGCCTGGAGTCGTTCAAGACGCTCGACATCGGCGGCATCGCCGTGTCGTACCGGCCCGGCGAGCACCGCGGGCTGACCTTCTCCGAGCTGTCCATGCTCAAGGCCGACGGGCGCTACCTGCGCTGA
- a CDS encoding ABC transporter ATP-binding protein translates to MFRFFEKLLTPYPAAEPALPPQGFFAFLWACTHGVRGKIAAMAALTAVMSIFEAALFAILGRIVDWLGPQAPSTLWAERGDTLMWLAAFLVISIGVVALQTIVKHQTLAVNLPMRLRWNFHRLMLGQSMAFYQDEFAGRITAKVMQTALAVRETVFVLADVLVAMGVYVATMIILVGVLDAQLVWPFVIWLALYICALVYFVPRLGKVGKAQADARALMTGRVTDAYTNIATVKLFSHTQREAGFARDAMREFMKTGYGQMRLVSAFEIVNHTLSMGLTAGMAGMALWLWSHGTVGVGAVAAATAMALRLQGMSHWIMWEMTSLFENIGTVQDGMKTLSRPRTVLDAADASVLDVPRGEVRFDNASFRYADAGRRVIDGLNLVVKPGEKIGLVGRSGAGKSTLVNLLLRFHDLESGRILIDGQDISKVTQDSLRMHIGMVTQDTSLMHRSVADNIAYGRPDATLAQIEAAARRAEAHDFIQTLGDAGGRRGYEAHVGERGVKLSGGQRQRVAIARVMLKDAPILLLDEATSALDSEVEAAIQQSLYTLMEGKTVIAIAHRLSTIAAMDRLIVLDEGRVVEEGDHRTLMAQGGLYARLWAHQSGGFLGDGLEEDEALRA, encoded by the coding sequence TTGTTCCGCTTCTTCGAAAAACTCCTTACTCCCTACCCCGCCGCCGAACCCGCGCTGCCGCCCCAGGGCTTCTTTGCCTTCCTGTGGGCCTGCACGCACGGCGTGCGCGGCAAGATCGCCGCGATGGCGGCGCTCACCGCGGTGATGTCGATCTTCGAGGCCGCGCTGTTCGCGATCCTCGGGCGCATCGTCGACTGGCTGGGCCCGCAGGCACCGTCCACGCTGTGGGCCGAGCGCGGCGACACGCTCATGTGGCTGGCCGCGTTTCTGGTGATCAGCATCGGCGTGGTGGCGCTGCAGACCATCGTGAAGCACCAGACGCTCGCGGTGAACCTGCCGATGCGCCTGCGCTGGAACTTTCACCGCCTGATGCTGGGCCAGAGCATGGCCTTCTACCAGGACGAGTTCGCGGGCCGCATCACGGCCAAGGTGATGCAGACCGCACTCGCGGTGCGCGAAACCGTGTTCGTGCTGGCCGACGTGCTCGTGGCCATGGGCGTGTACGTGGCCACCATGATCATCCTGGTGGGCGTGCTCGACGCGCAGCTGGTGTGGCCGTTCGTGATCTGGCTGGCGTTGTACATCTGCGCCCTCGTCTACTTCGTGCCGCGCCTGGGCAAGGTCGGCAAGGCGCAGGCCGACGCGCGTGCGCTCATGACGGGCCGCGTGACCGACGCCTACACCAACATCGCGACCGTCAAGCTGTTCTCGCACACGCAGCGCGAGGCCGGCTTTGCGCGCGACGCGATGCGCGAGTTCATGAAGACGGGCTACGGCCAGATGCGGCTGGTGAGCGCCTTCGAGATCGTCAACCACACGCTGAGCATGGGCCTCACGGCCGGCATGGCGGGCATGGCGCTGTGGCTGTGGTCGCACGGCACGGTGGGCGTGGGCGCGGTGGCCGCCGCCACGGCGATGGCGCTGCGGTTGCAGGGCATGTCGCACTGGATCATGTGGGAGATGACCAGCCTGTTCGAGAACATCGGCACGGTGCAGGACGGCATGAAGACGCTGTCGCGCCCGCGCACGGTGCTCGACGCGGCCGATGCCAGCGTGCTCGACGTGCCGCGCGGCGAGGTGCGTTTCGACAACGCGAGCTTCCGCTATGCGGATGCGGGCCGCCGCGTCATCGACGGCCTGAACCTCGTGGTCAAGCCCGGCGAGAAGATCGGCCTCGTCGGCCGTTCGGGCGCCGGCAAGTCGACGCTGGTGAATCTGCTGCTGCGTTTCCATGACCTGGAAAGCGGCCGCATTCTCATCGACGGACAAGACATCTCGAAGGTCACGCAGGATTCGCTGCGCATGCACATCGGCATGGTCACGCAGGACACCTCGCTGATGCACCGCTCGGTGGCCGACAACATCGCCTACGGCCGGCCCGACGCCACGCTGGCGCAGATCGAAGCCGCCGCCAGGCGTGCCGAGGCGCACGACTTCATCCAGACGCTGGGCGATGCGGGCGGGCGGCGCGGCTACGAGGCCCACGTGGGCGAGCGCGGCGTGAAGCTGTCGGGCGGCCAGCGCCAGCGCGTCGCCATTGCGCGCGTGATGCTGAAAGACGCGCCGATCCTGCTGCTCGATGAAGCGACGAGCGCGCTCGACTCCGAGGTCGAGGCCGCGATCCAGCAGAGCCTGTACACGCTGATGGAAGGCAAGACCGTGATCGCCATTGCGCACCGGCTGTCGACCATCGCGGCGATGGACCGGCTCATCGTGCTCGACGAAGGCCGCGTCGTCGAAGAAGGCGACCACCGCACGCTGATGGCGCAAGGCGGCCTGTATGCGCGGCTGTGGGCGCACCAGAGCGGCGGCTTCCTCGGCGACGGGCTGGAAGAAGACGAAGCCCTGCGCGCCTGA
- a CDS encoding aldo/keto reductase, with the protein MTRAQLLRLGAALCAGAALPSFAQQQPSRPAMQMTTRPIPSTKEALPVVGCGTWIGFDQRPGTDGYQRLPGVLDALFAAGGTVIDSSPMYGRSEETTGELLAAAKPRTRPFLATKVWTSGREAGIAQMEQSFARLRTQQIDLMQVHNLVDWRTHLATLRGWKDKGRVRYLGITHYTASAYGEVEAVLRAETLDFLQINYSLDARDAEQRLLPLAAERGVAVIVNMPFGGGGLLRRLRDKPLPAWAGEIGCTSWAQVLLKFVLSHPAVTCTIPGTSRAAHMADNAAAGAGTFPDAAFWRRHAGALGL; encoded by the coding sequence CTGACACGCGCGCAGCTGCTGCGGCTCGGCGCGGCCCTGTGCGCGGGCGCCGCGCTCCCCTCCTTCGCCCAGCAGCAACCGAGCAGGCCCGCGATGCAGATGACCACCCGCCCCATTCCCTCCACGAAGGAAGCCCTGCCGGTCGTCGGCTGCGGCACCTGGATCGGCTTCGACCAGCGCCCCGGCACCGACGGGTACCAGCGCCTGCCCGGCGTGCTCGACGCGCTGTTCGCTGCCGGCGGCACGGTGATCGACAGCTCGCCGATGTACGGCCGCTCCGAGGAAACCACCGGCGAACTGCTGGCCGCAGCGAAGCCACGCACCAGGCCCTTCCTCGCCACCAAGGTCTGGACCTCGGGCCGCGAGGCCGGCATCGCGCAGATGGAGCAATCGTTCGCGCGGCTGCGCACGCAGCAGATCGACCTGATGCAGGTGCACAACCTCGTCGACTGGCGCACGCACCTGGCCACGCTGCGCGGCTGGAAAGACAAGGGCCGCGTGCGCTACCTTGGCATCACGCACTACACCGCCTCGGCCTACGGCGAGGTCGAGGCCGTGCTGCGCGCCGAGACGCTCGACTTTCTGCAGATCAACTACTCGCTCGACGCACGCGACGCCGAGCAGCGCCTGCTGCCGCTCGCGGCCGAGCGCGGCGTGGCGGTGATCGTCAACATGCCCTTCGGCGGCGGCGGTTTGCTGCGGCGCCTGCGCGACAAGCCGCTGCCCGCCTGGGCCGGCGAGATCGGCTGCACCAGCTGGGCGCAGGTGCTGCTGAAGTTCGTGCTGAGCCATCCGGCCGTGACCTGCACGATTCCCGGCACGAGCCGCGCCGCGCACATGGCCGACAACGCCGCGGCAGGCGCGGGCACGTTCCCCGATGCGGCGTTCTGGCGCCGGCATGCAGGCGCCTTGGGCCTCTGA